The following proteins are co-located in the Amphiprion ocellaris isolate individual 3 ecotype Okinawa chromosome 7, ASM2253959v1, whole genome shotgun sequence genome:
- the ccdc92ba gene encoding coiled-coil domain-containing protein 92 has product MGDDSSLSRQIDSVERSVVFLRQEHLTLLHGLHLEILSLQKRCSELTSELKVKPPGRSQIELQEEEEFLEARCRNVENRLAGQECTLGELRKELTHKGALVGALRANLKEKERHFLEELKRRSHCSTILNTELQKQTEAAAYLSFQLHAARQKLHHQRMQQRQGLLSRANSQGPQYGAEHNSDSPQMLSGASPSSPVVKPKRKSVRASSRVERARECVPIEKVMGPAEPTAMPDPALFLHPRRHRARSRHTQRQPPLGLEKEDEEEGGGEGPVEPQDEAARLVSSAAAPPAAETKAD; this is encoded by the exons ATGGGGGATGACAGCAGCCTGTCTCGGCAAATAGACAGTGTGGAGAGGAGCGTGGTGTTCCTGAGGCAGGAGCACCTCACTTTGCTCCACGGCCTCCACCTGGAGATCCTGTCCCTGCAGAAGAGATGCTCAG aGTTGACGAGCGAGCTGAAGGTGAAGCCTCCAGGCAGGAGTCAGATCG AAttgcaggaggaagaggagttcTTGGAGGCCCGCTGTCGGAACGTGGAAAACCGTCTGGCAGGGCAGGAGTGCACCTTAGGAGAACTTCGTAAGGAGCTCACTCACAAAGGGGCTTTGGTGGGAGCCCTCAGAGCGAATCTCAAGGAAAAGGAGCGCCATTTTCTGGAGGAGCTTAAACGCCGCAGCCACTGTTCCACCATCCTCAACACCGAGCTGCAGAAGCAGACGGAGGCAGCAGCTTACCTCTCCTTCCAGCTGCACGCTGCCAGGCAGAAACTGCACCACCAGCGGATGCAGCAGAGGCAGGGACTCCTGTCCAGAGCCAACAGTCAGGGGCCCCAGTACGGTGCCGAGCACAACTCTGATTCTCCGCAGATGTTATCCGGAGCTTCCCCTTCATCCCCCGTGGTTAAGCCCAAGAGGAAGAGCGTCAGAGCATCCTCGAGGGTGGAGCGCGCCCGGGAGTGCGTGCCGATAGAGAAGGTGATGGGTCCTGCAGAGCCCACAGCGATGCCCGACCCGGCACTCTTCCTCCACCCTCGAAGGCACAGAGCTCGCTCCAGGCACACTCAGAGACAACCCCCGCTGGGCCTGGagaaggaggacgaggaggagggaggCGGAGAAGGGCCGGTGGAGCCCCAGGATGAAGCTGCCAGACTGGTGTCCTCAgcagcagcgccccctgctgctgAGACC